One Brassica napus cultivar Da-Ae chromosome C2, Da-Ae, whole genome shotgun sequence DNA window includes the following coding sequences:
- the LOC125574851 gene encoding uncharacterized protein LOC125574851, translating into METLILAAEHRNQYHHHGKKTVGRHSDGFRSKTFRQINCRTFHYGVGLLPRPKRTSSTSLTKGSLPCGRTIPIPIQGSQIRCEFVDKRRSLSYSELWAGPTYSNSPPPTSVPIPKFSLTQKRTVSLSFPPPHPTVEAAKSAPVSPTSSADNPFHTTVSATVTLRRMLNLDHE; encoded by the coding sequence ATGGAAACGCTAATCTTAGCTGCAGAACATAGGAATCAGTATCATCATCATGGGAAGAAAACTGTTGGACGACATAGTGATGGTTTTAGATCCAAAACTTTCAGGCAAATCAATTGCAGAACTTTCCATTATGGAGTGGGTTTGCTTCCAAGGCCAAAGAGAACCTCTTCAACGTCTTTAACCAAAGGATCTCTTCCTTGCGGTAGAACCATTCCCATTCCCATTCAAGGCTCTCAGATCCGTTGTGAGTTTGTTGACAAAAGGAGAAGCCTTTCTTACTCTGAGCTTTGGGCAGGTCCTACTTACTCCAACTCTCCTCCACCTACTTCTGTCCCCATTCCTAAGTTCTCTCTCACGCAAAAGAGGACGGTTTCTTTGAGCTTCCCACCTCCCCACCCTACTGTTGAAGCTGCCAAGTCTGCGCCTGTTTCTCCAACCTCATCTGCTGATAACCCTTTTCACACTACTGTCTCTGCCACTGTGACACTGCGTCGCATGCTCAACCTTGACCATGAATGA
- the LOC106348845 gene encoding protein LIFEGUARD 3 has product MYQWNLPYRKDDLEAGGSSRSRPLYPTMHETPELRWGFIRKVYSIIAFQLLATIAVSATVVTVRPIALFFATTGAGLGLYIVIIITPFIVLCPLYYYHQKHPVNYLLLGVFTLALAFVVGLTCAFTNGKVILESAILTTVVVLSLTVYTFWAAKRGYDFNFLGPFLFGALIVLVVFAMIQVFFPLGRTSVMIYGFLASVIFCGYIVYDTDNLIKRYTYDEYIWAAVSLYLDIINLFLSLLTIFRALQR; this is encoded by the exons ATGTATCAGTGGAACTTACCGTACCGGAAAGATGACTTGGAAGCTGGCGGTAGCTCAAGGTCGAGACCTTTATACCCAACCATGCATGAAACTCCGGAGCTCCGGTGGGGATTCATACGCAAGGTTTACTCTATAATCGCCTTTCAGCTTCTAGCCACCATCGCCGTCTCCGCCACTGTTGTCACCGTCCGTCCAATCGCTCTGTTTTTCGCCACCACAGGCGCAGGACTAGGTCTCTACatagtcatcatcatcacccCCTTCATAG TGTTGTGCCCATTGTACTATTACCACCAGAAACATCCGGTGAACTACTTACTCTTGGGGGTGTTCACTTTGGCTCTGGCTTTTGTCGTTGGACTGACATGTGCCTTTACCAATG GGAAAGTGATTCTTGAGTCAGCAATCCTGACGACAGTTGTGGTGCTTTCCCTCACCGTCTACACCTTCTGGGCTGCTAAGAGAGGATATGACTTCAACTTCCTTGGACCATTCTTGTTTGGTGCTCTCATCGTGCTCGTTGTCTTTGCCATGATACAA GTTTTTTTCCCGTTAGGGAGGACATCGGTGATGATTTATGGTTTCTTGGCATCGGTAATATTCTGCGGGTACATAGTCTATGATACAGACAATCTGATCAAACGTTACACATATGATGAGTATATTTGGGCAGCGGTTTCTCTCTACCTGGATATCATCAATCTCTTCTTGTCTCTTCTTACTATATTTAGAGCTTTACAGAGATAG